A DNA window from Phycisphaerae bacterium contains the following coding sequences:
- a CDS encoding serine/threonine protein kinase yields MKQETLMTAPGSQRLEGSSTKSRDDRFLSSPPQPSPGPILAPETRLDRFTIVRHVASGRGTHVYEAHDSLRAHNVALKIVDLQPEVAVKLEARLRKETNISQRLGGHRHVLTIFDTHRCQYQGLDLQMISTEFADGGDLREWLENTHDDTFTRREAGVQHVVDVAFGLAALHRAGFAHFDLKPENMLCVNGIWKIGDLDQAASPFHHVAECAGETGSIGLCPRGTPGYESPELAAGGRAKVDTRADIYSLGVILGEVLGLTGFPSAHHRSEEGLLVAGELVRIVERCTAPDPGDRFQVVEHFVEALELARRGESRLAKSGTVREQENHWRHVRRCLHDNRTQDARRLCQILLKGCPQHAGARAVIANLERQRLQGVSAARALSSEIDNLLLTEAFNKLRAIVALTPDDRTVIDLVEGMETRVGASLEALLGAFSHLTTGDFDAALGAFEQAAAYDAESPSAQEACVLVGDLRQSLRLSQRRIDAAIGKKEYGIALQLAETHQHRLAATAAHALGLRDGLAACNQGKKASVS; encoded by the coding sequence ATGAAACAAGAGACCCTGATGACCGCGCCCGGTTCCCAGCGATTGGAGGGATCATCGACGAAGTCACGCGATGATCGCTTTCTGTCGTCGCCGCCGCAGCCGAGCCCGGGACCAATCCTCGCCCCCGAGACGCGGCTCGATCGCTTCACAATCGTTCGCCATGTGGCAAGCGGCCGGGGTACTCACGTGTACGAAGCTCATGATTCACTTCGGGCACACAACGTTGCTCTCAAGATCGTAGACCTGCAGCCGGAAGTCGCCGTGAAACTTGAGGCACGCTTGAGGAAGGAAACCAACATCAGCCAGCGCCTCGGAGGGCACCGTCATGTGCTTACGATTTTCGATACCCACCGCTGCCAATATCAGGGTCTCGATCTGCAGATGATCTCGACGGAGTTCGCCGACGGGGGCGATCTCCGAGAGTGGCTGGAAAATACGCATGACGACACGTTCACAAGGCGTGAAGCCGGCGTGCAACATGTCGTCGATGTTGCCTTCGGGCTGGCGGCTCTGCATCGTGCGGGTTTCGCTCACTTCGACCTGAAACCCGAGAACATGCTCTGCGTCAATGGAATCTGGAAGATCGGCGATCTCGACCAAGCAGCCTCTCCCTTCCATCACGTAGCGGAATGCGCCGGCGAGACCGGGTCAATCGGTCTGTGCCCGCGCGGGACACCGGGTTACGAGAGTCCCGAGCTTGCTGCGGGTGGACGTGCGAAAGTCGACACACGGGCAGATATCTATTCGCTGGGTGTCATACTTGGTGAAGTGCTCGGGCTGACTGGATTTCCATCGGCTCACCACCGATCCGAGGAAGGACTTCTCGTTGCTGGGGAATTGGTGCGGATTGTGGAACGATGTACCGCACCGGATCCCGGCGACCGATTCCAGGTGGTTGAGCACTTCGTCGAGGCCCTCGAGCTCGCCCGGCGGGGAGAGTCACGGCTCGCAAAGAGCGGCACGGTGCGAGAGCAGGAGAATCATTGGCGGCATGTTCGCCGTTGCCTGCACGACAATAGGACCCAAGATGCGCGGCGACTCTGTCAAATCCTCCTGAAGGGCTGTCCCCAGCACGCAGGCGCACGCGCTGTCATTGCCAACCTGGAACGTCAACGCCTCCAGGGGGTAAGCGCGGCTCGTGCCCTGAGTTCCGAGATCGACAATCTCCTCTTGACTGAGGCGTTCAACAAGCTTCGTGCCATCGTCGCCCTAACACCGGATGATCGAACGGTGATCGACCTCGTCGAGGGTATGGAGACACGGGTGGGTGCTTCCCTGGAGGCCCTTCTGGGGGCCTTCTCGCATCTAACCACGGGAGATTTCGATGCCGCACTCGGAGCATTTGAACAGGCCGCTGCGTACGACGCAGAGAGCCCATCCGCGCAGGAGGCCTGCGTCCTTGTTGGCGACCTTCGCCAGTCTCTGCGCCTCTCTCAGCGCCGTATCGACGCCGCGATCGGCAAGAAGGAATACGGAATTGCGTTGCAACTGGCGGAAACGCATCAGCACAGACTCGCTGCTACTGCTGCGCACGCACTGGGTCTTCGCGATGGCCTCGCCGCCTGCAATCAGGGGAAGAAGGCGAGTGTTTCATGA
- a CDS encoding WD40 repeat domain-containing protein has protein sequence MFESHWIKNLFLTAGGSTPALYSVGADSQMEAEEDRCPLPASAYAIDLNPIQGILACGTRDGTIHVFSASRDGDGQEPPQPTRILAGRAVTSLCFGANGSLISADESGRVLHWRAEDNDASRPARWSLGGEAIYLLGSTGEHVIGVGDEGQVLIWREGDGLIEARLAAPAPARPIALARPTTWALHDGAVVAYPARNGQLVVIRADPPSIYVTTAHEGPWYAAFQVDEHLATLGHDDGLIRFWHLAPSRPECIDERPAFHSAMDAEVFGAGSAQGVAVLSDGRAVRFAISQDSFTLLHAIPGKGFRAVVGASASAQRAFEMEQRRLRANELQDWIATSIDSEGDTDLHGAFDELDSLGAEDVSLALKAHQAMRAGDLLLELELRHRLVRLLPLDSPDAQPSHERYIALLFEFGQYELALEAIDQSTQATTGGATGNCPPWLHATTKAMNAGREVVFSGPDRAVPVDQMIAAAQLLGRPLAGLWELHRSGRAWIPDAVVQSAHLASAIEYCNHDTFGFDVRTCASRVLWVESGDAQPIEAVVVSPYWDKPCEHFKVLLRTTPAAGGTEITRSILLAGGAVQSDHEGLVCGSRLLEKMAMLREKGGRAAFLAPVNKLLRRTLQGLRGAAAAHNSFSFGGAL, from the coding sequence GTGTTTGAGAGCCACTGGATCAAGAACCTGTTTCTGACGGCGGGCGGATCCACGCCCGCACTGTACTCCGTCGGAGCCGACTCTCAAATGGAAGCCGAAGAAGACCGGTGCCCGCTTCCTGCGAGCGCCTACGCGATCGATCTGAATCCAATTCAGGGAATCCTCGCGTGCGGAACTCGCGATGGTACGATCCACGTGTTTTCCGCCAGTCGTGACGGCGATGGCCAGGAACCGCCGCAACCGACGCGTATCTTGGCTGGTCGAGCTGTCACTTCCCTTTGCTTCGGGGCCAACGGCAGTCTTATAAGCGCCGACGAGAGCGGACGCGTCCTGCATTGGCGCGCAGAAGACAACGACGCAAGCCGGCCAGCCCGCTGGAGCCTCGGTGGTGAGGCCATCTACCTGCTGGGCTCAACCGGGGAACACGTCATAGGCGTTGGCGACGAGGGCCAGGTCCTGATATGGCGCGAGGGGGACGGATTGATTGAGGCTCGCCTGGCCGCCCCGGCCCCCGCACGCCCGATTGCCTTGGCCCGGCCCACGACATGGGCGTTGCACGATGGTGCGGTCGTGGCTTATCCGGCAAGGAATGGTCAACTCGTCGTGATTAGGGCCGACCCACCTTCGATCTATGTCACGACCGCTCATGAGGGGCCTTGGTACGCCGCCTTCCAGGTGGATGAACACCTTGCCACGCTCGGGCACGACGACGGACTCATCAGATTCTGGCACCTCGCCCCAAGCCGGCCCGAGTGCATCGACGAGCGCCCGGCTTTTCATAGTGCCATGGACGCCGAAGTGTTCGGCGCCGGTTCTGCTCAGGGTGTCGCCGTACTGTCCGATGGGCGGGCGGTCCGTTTTGCCATTTCGCAGGACTCCTTCACGCTTCTCCATGCTATCCCCGGGAAGGGCTTTCGTGCCGTAGTTGGTGCTTCCGCAAGTGCTCAACGCGCCTTCGAGATGGAGCAGAGGCGACTGCGCGCCAACGAGCTGCAGGATTGGATCGCAACGTCGATCGATTCTGAAGGTGACACGGACCTTCATGGAGCATTCGACGAACTTGATTCGCTCGGCGCCGAGGATGTATCCCTCGCGCTCAAGGCACACCAGGCGATGCGCGCTGGCGACCTTCTCCTGGAGCTCGAGCTACGCCACAGACTGGTGCGACTCCTCCCGCTCGACTCGCCAGATGCCCAGCCTTCTCACGAACGCTACATTGCCCTGCTGTTCGAGTTCGGGCAGTACGAACTGGCGCTCGAGGCCATCGACCAATCCACGCAGGCAACCACAGGCGGTGCCACTGGGAATTGCCCACCATGGCTCCATGCCACCACGAAGGCCATGAATGCCGGGCGGGAGGTTGTCTTCAGCGGCCCCGACCGAGCTGTGCCGGTCGATCAGATGATCGCCGCCGCGCAGCTCCTGGGCCGCCCGCTTGCCGGTCTATGGGAGCTGCACAGGTCAGGGCGCGCATGGATACCCGATGCGGTGGTTCAGTCTGCGCACCTTGCCTCCGCGATCGAGTACTGCAACCACGACACCTTTGGGTTTGACGTCCGGACGTGTGCGTCGCGTGTGCTGTGGGTTGAAAGCGGCGATGCACAGCCGATTGAAGCGGTGGTCGTTTCTCCCTACTGGGATAAGCCCTGCGAGCATTTCAAGGTCCTGCTGCGCACGACGCCGGCGGCAGGAGGTACCGAGATCACACGATCAATCCTACTGGCAGGCGGCGCAGTTCAAAGCGACCACGAAGGCCTCGTGTGCGGTTCCAGACTGCTCGAGAAGATGGCCATGCTGAGGGAAAAAGGTGGGCGCGCGGCATTCCTGGCTCCTGTTAACAAGTTGCTCCGCCGGACTCTGCAAGGTCTTCGAGGCGCCGCTGCCGCCCATAACTCGTTCAGTTTTGGAGGTGCGTTATGA
- a CDS encoding sigma-70 family RNA polymerase sigma factor — translation MFDTTPATLFDQARHGGEAGARALGELFRIYRPAACRYVRGRFGALRTEADDIVSDFLVEKFVTGNMIWLYQPGPGRRFRAYFRKSLDRYCIDNLRKKKRRPQSYGLDERFDQPLGTGPDAFDVAWARQVLGRALRRLKRECEWSTSAGQRGAWEILKARFLRPFLGKPMVLYPELVKKCGFATPAVAQKAATLGKRMLATTINEILSEYAGSADTVSERDDLWQSLKRDRPGGPASDNKDEE, via the coding sequence ATGTTCGATACGACACCGGCAACATTGTTCGACCAGGCCCGACACGGTGGCGAAGCCGGAGCGAGAGCGCTGGGCGAGCTGTTTCGAATCTACCGCCCAGCGGCATGCAGATATGTTCGGGGCAGGTTCGGTGCGCTCCGAACCGAGGCTGACGACATCGTCAGCGATTTCCTGGTCGAGAAATTTGTGACCGGCAACATGATCTGGCTCTATCAACCCGGCCCGGGGAGGCGATTCCGGGCGTATTTCAGGAAATCACTCGATCGCTATTGCATCGACAACCTACGGAAAAAAAAGAGGCGCCCCCAATCATACGGTCTGGACGAACGCTTCGATCAACCACTTGGCACTGGGCCTGATGCGTTCGACGTTGCCTGGGCCCGGCAAGTATTGGGGCGTGCGCTACGACGGCTCAAACGCGAGTGCGAGTGGTCAACGTCGGCCGGGCAACGGGGAGCGTGGGAGATCCTCAAAGCGCGATTCCTACGGCCGTTCCTGGGCAAGCCCATGGTACTGTACCCAGAGCTCGTGAAGAAGTGTGGGTTTGCGACGCCGGCGGTCGCGCAGAAAGCGGCGACGTTAGGCAAGCGGATGCTCGCGACGACGATTAACGAAATACTCTCTGAGTATGCCGGAAGCGCGGACACTGTTTCGGAGCGCGACGATCTCTGGCAATCATTGAAACGGGATCGACCTGGTGGTCCTGCGTCCGACAATAAAGACGAGGAGTGA
- a CDS encoding AAA family ATPase yields MKGLYTPASVRSNQSFDLLATVGAAARSLYGSKTVASASSQQANWLASILASNDQRRIYLNEKLASDVFLHVAMNHDPVYADAMPLMLGVNGVFGCGKTVSVRETLLRIGCELIEIHAAELESPHAGAPSQLILARYVEASKRQMDTDRPHVIVMDDVHMALSVGPRTTNTINTQLVQAALMNICDNAHQVSGVRTERIPIITTGNDYSGIYGALIRAGRMHVVSHELSAEDRARIAIHILRGFMAPKQVVGLAFDHPDWELATFQQLKAMLQRRSFNRRHANKPADRILRDLMSQGPIAGSNGICQEGCTKEDIDAAVKAVVDEAASKRDFTRAGHTTKEPERGYKEPINDNDTDPHTDRTPASIGGAGDARHDSKERQFPDPARHC; encoded by the coding sequence ATGAAAGGCCTCTATACTCCCGCGTCGGTCCGATCGAATCAGTCTTTTGACTTGTTGGCGACTGTCGGCGCCGCCGCACGGTCGCTTTACGGATCGAAGACCGTTGCGAGTGCTTCATCGCAACAAGCAAATTGGCTTGCCTCCATTCTGGCATCCAACGATCAGAGGCGTATCTACCTCAATGAGAAGCTGGCAAGCGACGTGTTCCTGCATGTCGCGATGAACCACGACCCCGTTTATGCCGACGCTATGCCCTTAATGCTCGGCGTGAACGGAGTATTCGGCTGCGGCAAGACTGTCAGCGTTCGCGAGACCCTTCTGAGGATCGGTTGTGAACTCATCGAGATCCACGCCGCCGAATTGGAGAGTCCGCACGCCGGCGCTCCTTCGCAGCTAATCCTCGCGAGATACGTCGAAGCATCCAAGCGTCAAATGGACACTGACCGTCCCCACGTAATCGTGATGGATGACGTTCACATGGCGCTCAGCGTCGGTCCGCGAACTACCAACACCATCAACACACAGTTGGTTCAGGCAGCCCTGATGAACATCTGCGATAACGCCCACCAAGTATCCGGTGTGCGCACTGAGCGTATTCCGATCATCACGACCGGAAACGACTACTCGGGAATCTACGGCGCACTAATACGGGCCGGGCGCATGCACGTCGTCAGCCACGAGTTGTCCGCCGAGGACCGAGCGCGAATCGCAATCCACATTCTCCGGGGTTTCATGGCTCCTAAGCAAGTGGTCGGCCTCGCGTTCGATCATCCGGATTGGGAGCTCGCCACGTTTCAGCAGCTCAAGGCCATGTTGCAGAGGCGTAGCTTCAATCGACGCCACGCGAACAAGCCGGCCGATCGGATTCTTCGCGACCTGATGTCGCAAGGTCCAATCGCTGGGTCGAATGGCATATGCCAAGAGGGTTGCACAAAAGAGGACATCGATGCGGCCGTCAAGGCCGTCGTGGACGAAGCTGCGTCGAAGCGGGATTTCACGCGTGCTGGGCACACGACCAAAGAACCCGAGAGAGGGTACAAGGAACCAATCAATGACAATGACACAGACCCTCACACAGACCGGACTCCGGCTTCAATTGGTGGCGCTGGAGATGCAAGGCATGATAGCAAGGAGCGTCAATTCCCGGATCCTGCACGACATTGTTGA